A stretch of DNA from Nonomuraea muscovyensis:
AGACGCTCCAGCGGCACCTCCGCCGTGACCGCCACCGTCGCCGCGTGCAGCAGCTCGCCCACGCCGGGCCCGACGAACGTCACCCCGAGCAGCACCCGCCGCTCCTCGTCCACCACGGCCTTGGCCCGGCCCCGGTAGCCGTCGCCGAGCAGGTAGGCGCCCGTCACCGACGCCAGGTCGTACTCGACCGCCCGCACCGTGAACCCGGCCGCGCGCGCCGCCGCCTCGGTGCGGCCCACCGAGCAGACCTGCGGGTCGGTGAAGACCACCTGCGGCGCCCCGTAGCCGTCGGCCAGGTCGCGCAGGGCGGGCAGGTCGTCGGGCTCGCCCTTGGCCCGGGCGACGATGACGTCGCCGCAGATCCGGGCCTGGTACTTGCCCATGTGCGTGAGCAGCGCCCGGCCGTTGGCGTCGCCGACCGCGTACAGCCAGCCGTCCTCGACCCCCGTGGCCCGCATGCTGTCGTCGACCTCGATGCTCTCGCCCGGCCGCAGTCCGACGGTGTCCAGGCCGATCGCCGTGGTCGCCGGCCGGCGACCCGTGGCCACCAGCAGCTCGTCGGCCTCGATCGGCGGGCCGTCAGGCACGTGCACGGTCACCGGACCACCCGGCGCGGGGCGCTCCACCCGGCCGGGACCGGTGCGCAGCCGCACGTCGATGCCGGAGTCGGCGAACGACTCGGCCACCAGCTCGCCCGCGAACGGCTCCATCCTGGCCAGCAACCCGCCGCCGCGCACCAGCAACGTGGTGCGCCGCGCGCCGAGGCCGTGCATGGCCTGCGCCATCTCGCAGGCCACCACGCCGCCGCCGATCACGACCAGCCGCTCCGGCACGGCCGTGGCGGCGGTGACCTCGTGGCTGGTCCAGGGGGACGCCTCGCGCAGCCCCGGCACCGGCGGAACCGCGGCGGAGGTGCCCGTGGCGACGACCACGGCGTGCCGGGCGATCAGCACCCGCTCGCCGCCGTCGGGCGTGCCGACCCGCACCCGCCTGGGCCCGTCGAGCCGGCCGCTGCCCCGGACGAACGTGGCGGGCAGTCCGTCGACCCAGCCCACCTGCCCCGCGTCGTCGTAGAAGGAGACGGCCTCGTCGCGCCTGCCCAGCACCTTGCCGGCGTCGATCGGGCCGACCGTCAGCCCGGGCACCCGGCTCGCCTCGGCGGCCAGCTCCACCGGGCGCAGCAACGCCTTGCTGGGGACGCACGCCCAGTAGGAGCACTCGCCGCCCGCGAGCCGCTCCTCGACGACCGCGGCCGTGAGCCCGCCCCGGACGGCCCGGCCCGCGACGTTCTCCCCGGCGGGCCCGCCTCCGATCACGATCACGTCGAACTCGTCGCTCATCTCTGCCTCCCGTGCGGTCACACCCGGCGTGCCGCACCAGCCTCTCAGATCTGCGGACGACGACGTGACGGTGGGTCGGCGGCGCCCGGAGGGGGCCCACGGCGCGCCGGGGGCGGGACGCTAGCGCACCTCCAGCCCCAGGGCGGCGGCCAGCACCGCCGCCTGGCGGAGGTCGATGACGGCGCCGTCCAGCGTGACCGTGTGCGGGTCGAGCCCGGTCAGCTCGGTGCCGCGCAGGTCGCAGCGGGTCAGGTCGGCGCCGTGCAGCCACGCCCCCGACAGGTCGCCCGCCCGGATCTCGGCGCCCTCCAGCCGGGCCCCGGTCAGGTCGGCCTCGCGCAGGCGCACGCCCTGGAAGGAGCTGCCGCGCAGGTCGGCGCCGGGCAGGCAGGCATAGGACCAGTCGCCTCCCTCGACCTTGAGCAACCCGAACGAGCAGCCGTCGAACATGCTGCCGGTCAGCTTGCACCCCGTGAAGGTGGCGTCGAAGAACGAGCAGCGCGAGAACGTGCAACCGGCGAACAGGGCGTCCTCGTGGACCGACACGTTGAAGCGGACGTCGCGGAAGGTGCACTCCTCGAACGAGGAGCCTCGGTCGGTCGCCTCGGTCATGTCCACGTCGACGAACAACACCTGCCGGTGGACCTCGCCGGCGAGCTCACGCCCGTCCCAGTCGGCGGACCTGATCGTGGTGAGGGTCGGCGGCGAGGGTCGTCCGGATCTCCGTTCGGCCATGCCGGTCACGCTAGCGGCCGGGCCCGACAGTCCCGGCCGGGCCCGGCCGGCCGGGAGCCGGGGATCAGCCGGTGCGCTTGGCGATCGAGGTGATGAGCGGCTGCACGAGCTTGGCCGCCAGCGGCCCGAACGCCGCCAGGATGAGCACGTACGCGGCGGCCAGCGGCCCGAGGTCCGGGTGCACCCCGGCGGCCACGGCCAGACCGGCGATGACGATGTTGAACTCACCGCGCGGGATGAGCGCGATGCCGGCCCGCGCCTGGCCCGCCTTGGCGATGCCCGCCCGCCGGGCGGCGAACGCGCCCGTGAGCAACTTGGTGATCATGCTGATCACGGCCAGCAGCGCCGCCAGCCCGGCCACCGGGCCGATCTTGGTCGGGTCGGTCTGCAGGCCGAAGAAGACGAAGAACACCGCCGCGAACAGGTCGCGCAGCGGCTCCAGCAGGGCCAGCGCGTCGTGCGCGAGCTGCCCCGACAGCGCGATGCCGACGAGGAACGCCCCGACGGCCGCCGACACCTGGAGCTGCTGGGCGATGCCGGCCACGAGCAGCGCGAGGCCGACCACCTTCAGCAGCAGCACCTCGTTGTTGGGACTGGAGACGAACGCCTCGATGAACCGCCCGAACTTCAACGCGACCAGGAGCACCACGCTCACCGTCGCCAGCGCGATCGCCACCGTGACGGCGCCGCTCGCCAGGCTCAGCCCGGCCAGCATCGCCGTCAGGACCGGCAGGTAGATGGCCATCGTCAGGTCCTCGAAGACCAGCAGCGACAGCACGGTCGGGGTCTCGCGGTTGCCGACCCAGCCCAGGTCGGACAGCACCTTGGCGGTGATGCCCGACGAGGTGGCGTAGGTGACGCCGGCCATCGCCACGGCGGCGACGGGCCCCCAGCCGAGCAGCAGCGCGCAGATCGCGCCCGGCGCCGCGTTGAGCACCAGGTCGACGATGCCGGCCCGGGCGTTGCTCTTGAGGCTGGTGACCAGCTCGTCGGCGTTGTACTCCAGGCCCAGCGTGAGCAGCAGCAGCACGACGCCGATCTCGGCGCCGACGGAGATGAACTCCTCGCTGGTGGCCAGCGGCAGGATGCCGCCCGTGCCGAACGCGAGGCCGGCGAGCAGGTAGAGGGGAATGGGGGAGATGCCGACCCGAAGGGCGAGCGCGCCGAGCACGCCGAGAGCCACCAGGACAGCGCCGAACTCCAGGAAGATGATCGCAGTGTGGTGCAAGCCAGGCCCTACCCGTGAGCCAGGATGTCGGCCACCTCGGCGGTGCTGTCGGCGCTGCCCACGACCACGACGGTGTCGTTCCCGGCGAAGACGAAGTCCGGCCCCGGGCTCGCGAACACCTGGCCGGCGCGCACGACGGCCACGATGGAGGCGTTGGTGCGGGTGCGGACCCGCGCATCACCCATCGGCCGGCCCACGTAGGGCGAGCCCGGCGGGATGGGCAGCTGCAGGCTGACCAGGCCCGCGACCTGCTCGTGCAACTGGTTGAGCCGCTGCACGATGCGGGGCGCGCCGAGCAGCTCGACCAGCGCCTCGGCCTCCTCGTCGTTGAGCTTGACCGTCTCGCAGACGCGGTCGGGGTCTTCCCTGTCGTAGATCACCAGGTCGCGGCGGCCGGTGCGGTGCGAGACGACGCCGACCCGCTTGCCCGACTGTGTGGTGAACTCGTGGCGCAGACCGATGCCGGGCAGTGCCGTCTGTTCTACGTCCACCGATCTTCCCATCCTCTGGTCCCGCGCACGTCAAGTGAACTTTACCAAGGTCGGCGAAAGGGCTCACAACAGGGCGACGGCCTGACGGGCGATCTCCCATTCCTCGTCCGTCGGCACGACCAGCACCGCGGTCCGCGACCCGGCCGCCGACACGACCCGCTCGGCGGACGAGCCGGCCTCGTTGCGCGCCGCATCGAGCTCGATGCCGAACCCTTCGAGCCCGGCCATGGTCTCGGCCCGGGTGGCCCTGTCATGCTCGCCCACGCCACCGGTGAACACCACCGCGTCGACCCGCCCCAGCACCGCGTGGTAGGCGCCGACGTACTTGCGGATCCGGCGCACGTAGACGTCCAGGGCCAGCCGCGCCCGCGCGTCGCCGCCGGCCACGCGCCGGCGCGCCTCCCGCATGTCGCCGGACCCCGCGAGCGCCAGCAGGCCCGCGCGACGGCTCAGCGCCTCCTCGGTGGCGTGCGCGTCGAGCCCGTGGACCCGCGCCAGGTAGCCGGGCAGCGCCGGGTCGACGTCACCCGAACGGGTGCCCATGACCAGCCCCTCCAGCGGCGTCAGCCCCATCGAGGTGTCCACGCTGCGCCCGCCCGCGACCGCGGTCGCGCTCGCCCCGTTGCCCAGGTGCAGCACGATCAGGTTCGTCTCCGCCAGGGGCCGGCCCAGCAGGGCCGCCGCCCGCTCCGACACGTACGCGCACGACGTGCCGTGGAAGCCGAACCGGCGCACCCCCCACTCGGCGGGCACCGCGTAGGTGTACGCCTCGGGCGGCAGCGTCCGGTGGAACGCGGTGTCGAACACCGCCACCTGGGGCACCCCGGGGAAGGCGTCCCTGGCCACCCGGATGCCGGCCACGTTCACCGGGTTGTGCAGCGGGGCGAGCGGCGCAAGCTCCTCGATCGCGGCGATCACCCCGTCGTCGACCAGCACCGCCTCGGTGAACCGCGTCCCGCCGTGCACCACCCGGTGCCCCACCGCGACCGGGTCGAGGTCGGGGCCGGCGTCGGCGAACGCCTTCAGCATCGCGGCCAGGCCGTCCGCGTGGCCCGGGAACGGCTGCCGCCGCTCGTAGGCCTGGCCGCCGTCCACGTGGTGCGTCAGCCGCCCCTCCTCCTCGCCGATCCGCTCCACCAGGCCCCGCGCCGCACGGGCATGGGACGCCACCTCGATCAGTTCGTACTTGATCGAGGACGAGCCGGTGTTCAGCACGAGGATCCGGTCGGTCATGTCATCCCTTCGCCGTCGCGTCCCGCCGTCGCGTCGATCGTCCATCCCCCAGATTCTTGCTCCTCACGAACCGGCTCAATCAAGACGATTAGAACCGGCCTCCTGTGGCAGGGGTCCGGCAACAGGCTGAGCGAGGCGTCATGGACATCCGGTCGAGGAAGGAACAGGCGTTCACCATGGCATTCACCGAGGGGGACGTCGCGCAGGCGCGGGGGGCCGTCGAACGGTTCGCCCGCGCGCAGGGCATGCCCGGTGAACGGGTCACCGACCTGGTGCTGGCCACCAACGAGGCGGTGGTCAACGCCGTCGCCCACGGCGGCGGTCAAGGGGTGCTGCGCGTGTGGGCCGCGGACGGAACCGTGGGCTGCGACATCAGGGACTTCGGGCGGGGCATCCCGATGCACCGCCTCGCCGGCGGCGAACCGCCGGCCCACCAGCCGGGAGGCTGGGGCATTTGGCTCATTCGCCGGCTGGCCGATAAGGTCGCGTTCACGACCGGCCCGGGTGGCACCGCCGTACGGATCGCGATGACGCTGTCCGGCGACGACGATCGCGATGTGCTGTGAGGGCCCTGCACCTCAGGTGGGCGAGCGGGTGAACGATCCAGGTGATGCGGACCTCCCACCACTTCTCGACGTCGGCTTCGACCAGAGCGGCCTGGCGGCGACCCGCGCCGAGGTCCAGCGGCGGGCACACGAGCAGGGCCTGACCGGCGAACGGCTCGGCGACTTCGTGATGGCGGTCAACGAGTGCCTCGTCAACGTCGTCGCCCACG
This window harbors:
- a CDS encoding acetate/propionate family kinase, producing the protein MTDRILVLNTGSSSIKYELIEVASHARAARGLVERIGEEEGRLTHHVDGGQAYERRQPFPGHADGLAAMLKAFADAGPDLDPVAVGHRVVHGGTRFTEAVLVDDGVIAAIEELAPLAPLHNPVNVAGIRVARDAFPGVPQVAVFDTAFHRTLPPEAYTYAVPAEWGVRRFGFHGTSCAYVSERAAALLGRPLAETNLIVLHLGNGASATAVAGGRSVDTSMGLTPLEGLVMGTRSGDVDPALPGYLARVHGLDAHATEEALSRRAGLLALAGSGDMREARRRVAGGDARARLALDVYVRRIRKYVGAYHAVLGRVDAVVFTGGVGEHDRATRAETMAGLEGFGIELDAARNEAGSSAERVVSAAGSRTAVLVVPTDEEWEIARQAVALL
- a CDS encoding pentapeptide repeat-containing protein — its product is MAERRSGRPSPPTLTTIRSADWDGRELAGEVHRQVLFVDVDMTEATDRGSSFEECTFRDVRFNVSVHEDALFAGCTFSRCSFFDATFTGCKLTGSMFDGCSFGLLKVEGGDWSYACLPGADLRGSSFQGVRLREADLTGARLEGAEIRAGDLSGAWLHGADLTRCDLRGTELTGLDPHTVTLDGAVIDLRQAAVLAAALGLEVR
- a CDS encoding dihydrolipoyl dehydrogenase family protein; the encoded protein is MSDEFDVIVIGGGPAGENVAGRAVRGGLTAAVVEERLAGGECSYWACVPSKALLRPVELAAEASRVPGLTVGPIDAGKVLGRRDEAVSFYDDAGQVGWVDGLPATFVRGSGRLDGPRRVRVGTPDGGERVLIARHAVVVATGTSAAVPPVPGLREASPWTSHEVTAATAVPERLVVIGGGVVACEMAQAMHGLGARRTTLLVRGGGLLARMEPFAGELVAESFADSGIDVRLRTGPGRVERPAPGGPVTVHVPDGPPIEADELLVATGRRPATTAIGLDTVGLRPGESIEVDDSMRATGVEDGWLYAVGDANGRALLTHMGKYQARICGDVIVARAKGEPDDLPALRDLADGYGAPQVVFTDPQVCSVGRTEAAARAAGFTVRAVEYDLASVTGAYLLGDGYRGRAKAVVDEERRVLLGVTFVGPGVGELLHAATVAVTAEVPLERLWHAVPSFPTVSEVWLRLLETYGL
- a CDS encoding ATP-binding protein, yielding MDIRSRKEQAFTMAFTEGDVAQARGAVERFARAQGMPGERVTDLVLATNEAVVNAVAHGGGQGVLRVWAADGTVGCDIRDFGRGIPMHRLAGGEPPAHQPGGWGIWLIRRLADKVAFTTGPGGTAVRIAMTLSGDDDRDVL
- a CDS encoding cation:proton antiporter regulatory subunit, which encodes MDVEQTALPGIGLRHEFTTQSGKRVGVVSHRTGRRDLVIYDREDPDRVCETVKLNDEEAEALVELLGAPRIVQRLNQLHEQVAGLVSLQLPIPPGSPYVGRPMGDARVRTRTNASIVAVVRAGQVFASPGPDFVFAGNDTVVVVGSADSTAEVADILAHG
- a CDS encoding cation:proton antiporter, whose amino-acid sequence is MHHTAIIFLEFGAVLVALGVLGALALRVGISPIPLYLLAGLAFGTGGILPLATSEEFISVGAEIGVVLLLLTLGLEYNADELVTSLKSNARAGIVDLVLNAAPGAICALLLGWGPVAAVAMAGVTYATSSGITAKVLSDLGWVGNRETPTVLSLLVFEDLTMAIYLPVLTAMLAGLSLASGAVTVAIALATVSVVLLVALKFGRFIEAFVSSPNNEVLLLKVVGLALLVAGIAQQLQVSAAVGAFLVGIALSGQLAHDALALLEPLRDLFAAVFFVFFGLQTDPTKIGPVAGLAALLAVISMITKLLTGAFAARRAGIAKAGQARAGIALIPRGEFNIVIAGLAVAAGVHPDLGPLAAAYVLILAAFGPLAAKLVQPLITSIAKRTG